A DNA window from Enterobacter asburiae contains the following coding sequences:
- a CDS encoding LysR family transcriptional regulator, which produces MMNLLHWRLLVAVADASNISRAAKEVGMTQSGASQAIAQLEASLGFAVFTRERRHIGVTALGERVVKEARSMLARLDAIRTLADESRGLSGGRIRLASFPSVTSTFLPGLLRDFKRLHPEIEVVVLEGTDQEVEEWLAADTIDLGVVMNPVPGRAEALLGQDAWVAVLPASHRQARYARTRGITLEELADQPFVLATGGCAVNGKSLMEQAGLQLSDVRVTVRDWISACLLVREGMGVALIPESALPGELRGLCVVPVTPSLCREFGLVCSQAGKSSRATQALLEGLLKMKRSA; this is translated from the coding sequence ATGATGAATCTTTTACACTGGCGCTTGCTGGTTGCAGTGGCCGATGCAAGTAATATTTCCCGTGCCGCTAAAGAGGTCGGTATGACGCAGTCGGGCGCCAGCCAGGCGATCGCTCAGTTAGAGGCCTCATTAGGATTTGCGGTATTCACGCGAGAGCGGCGCCACATCGGCGTGACTGCCCTGGGCGAGCGGGTTGTCAAAGAAGCAAGGAGTATGCTGGCGCGGCTGGATGCCATCCGTACACTGGCGGATGAGAGCCGGGGGCTGAGCGGCGGGCGCATTCGTCTTGCCAGTTTTCCTTCGGTGACATCCACGTTTTTGCCCGGGCTGCTGCGGGATTTTAAGCGCCTGCATCCTGAAATCGAGGTGGTCGTACTGGAAGGAACGGACCAGGAAGTCGAAGAGTGGCTGGCGGCAGATACGATTGATCTTGGCGTGGTCATGAACCCTGTTCCCGGGCGTGCTGAAGCGCTCCTGGGACAAGATGCGTGGGTCGCGGTGCTGCCAGCCAGTCACCGTCAGGCTCGTTATGCACGTACGCGCGGCATCACCCTTGAGGAACTGGCAGACCAGCCCTTCGTGCTCGCAACCGGCGGTTGTGCCGTTAATGGAAAAAGCCTGATGGAACAGGCGGGCTTGCAGCTGTCTGACGTGCGGGTGACCGTCCGCGACTGGATCAGCGCCTGCCTGCTGGTACGCGAAGGCATGGGCGTCGCGCTGATACCTGAATCCGCCCTGCCGGGTGAATTACGCGGCCTGTGCGTCGTGCCCGTGACGCCTTCGCTGTGCCGGGAGTTTGGGCTGGTTTGTTCGCAGGCTGGCAAATCCTCCCGCGCGACGCAGGCGTTATTAGAAGGATTGCTCAAAATGAAAAGGTCTGCGTGA
- a CDS encoding flavin reductase family protein, with translation MSIQPVELNKAYRLLQIGPTTMISAKNDGIENVMAAAWVGLVGNNKVMAFIGPQAFTRGLVEKSGYYVVQIPVVNQMDMVLYAGGNSYSDTPDKNSKIPLFYQKEFDLPLVEGCAGWLVCKVIPNEENEKQHNLFMGEIVGAWSDDRVFRNGHWIFDDAPDELRTVHYVAGGQFYAIGKGTKFNYGPGKD, from the coding sequence ATGTCAATTCAACCAGTAGAGTTAAACAAAGCCTATCGGCTATTACAGATCGGGCCAACGACGATGATATCGGCTAAAAATGATGGCATTGAAAATGTCATGGCAGCGGCCTGGGTGGGATTAGTAGGCAATAACAAAGTGATGGCTTTTATAGGTCCACAGGCATTTACTCGCGGGCTTGTAGAAAAAAGCGGATATTACGTTGTACAGATCCCAGTCGTAAATCAGATGGATATGGTCTTATATGCTGGAGGCAACAGTTATTCCGACACACCCGATAAAAACAGTAAAATTCCACTATTTTATCAAAAAGAGTTTGATCTGCCTTTAGTTGAAGGTTGCGCTGGCTGGTTAGTATGTAAGGTCATACCCAATGAAGAAAATGAAAAGCAGCACAACTTGTTCATGGGGGAAATTGTCGGAGCATGGAGTGATGACCGCGTTTTCAGAAATGGGCACTGGATTTTTGATGATGCGCCAGATGAATTACGTACTGTCCATTACGTAGCTGGCGGACAGTTTTACGCCATTGGTAAAGGTACAAAATTCAATTATGGCCCGGGAAAAGACTAA
- a CDS encoding LysR family transcriptional regulator has protein sequence MNKLDALKFFIIASETLNFREAAIKLSVSPSVVSRTVAELEKQLGEPLFKRNTRSIFLTSFGELFLPQAKRLLEDSEKLFQTAKDDNEMKGIVRITLLRLPNHEQILYELLTALRPYPELFIDWRLDMMKLDTIEHRIDIGIRVGREPNPNFIIKNIGQVEHILVASPELIARLGAPTDLEDLRQRYPFSGLINPETGKSFEFMSDAVNTFVPRHIEFYTTDPYAEIQAALAGKTVVQSSDFICREYLASGQLVPPLPELRQEKWQFYLYRPYQLITPKRVTVVFSLLEKILRKYFESN, from the coding sequence ATGAACAAACTTGATGCTCTAAAATTTTTCATCATCGCCTCTGAGACCTTGAACTTCCGCGAAGCAGCAATCAAGCTGTCGGTTTCACCATCAGTAGTAAGCCGAACAGTCGCTGAGTTGGAGAAACAACTTGGTGAACCTCTATTCAAACGCAATACGCGTTCGATCTTTCTCACCAGTTTCGGCGAACTATTTTTACCCCAAGCGAAGCGACTGCTGGAGGATTCAGAAAAACTATTTCAGACGGCAAAAGATGATAATGAAATGAAGGGCATTGTTCGTATCACATTACTTCGACTTCCAAATCATGAACAAATCTTGTATGAACTATTGACTGCACTACGTCCCTATCCTGAGTTATTTATCGACTGGCGTTTAGATATGATGAAACTTGATACTATCGAGCATCGTATCGATATAGGTATACGCGTAGGGCGAGAACCTAATCCAAACTTTATCATTAAAAATATTGGGCAAGTTGAACATATTTTAGTCGCATCCCCTGAACTCATTGCGCGCCTGGGGGCACCTACTGATTTAGAAGATCTTCGACAGCGTTATCCATTTAGTGGTTTAATTAATCCTGAGACGGGAAAATCATTTGAGTTTATGAGTGACGCAGTAAATACTTTTGTCCCTCGTCATATTGAATTTTATACTACAGATCCATATGCCGAAATTCAGGCCGCATTGGCCGGAAAAACGGTTGTACAGTCAAGCGACTTTATCTGTAGAGAGTACTTAGCAAGCGGCCAACTTGTTCCCCCACTGCCAGAATTGCGACAGGAGAAATGGCAATTTTATTTATACCGGCCTTACCAGCTGATTACTCCAAAAAGGGTGACGGTCGTTTTCTCGCTATTAGAAAAGATATTACGCAAATATTTCGAATCAAATTAA
- a CDS encoding Imm63 family immunity protein produces the protein MKTIEELRNELLKIGELLGGGTRPNHYFFIPDQPDGVATPYLEIHGKEYHFIVSERGLELQRKVTLSDDEILYWFVESAVAGMASTYAASHSSEREFREVYFRRQYSLMLSIKPEWATRKRKEITELLHSQRSERG, from the coding sequence ATGAAAACAATTGAAGAACTACGAAACGAGCTTCTAAAAATAGGTGAGCTATTAGGCGGAGGTACAAGGCCTAATCATTACTTCTTTATCCCTGACCAACCCGATGGGGTTGCAACTCCCTATCTTGAAATTCATGGGAAAGAATATCATTTTATCGTCAGTGAAAGAGGCCTTGAGCTACAGCGAAAAGTAACGCTCAGTGACGATGAAATTCTGTATTGGTTTGTGGAGAGTGCCGTGGCGGGGATGGCCTCAACCTATGCAGCAAGCCATTCATCTGAACGAGAATTTAGAGAGGTTTATTTCAGAAGGCAATACAGTTTAATGCTCTCTATCAAACCTGAATGGGCAACAAGAAAGCGCAAAGAAATCACTGAGCTCCTCCATTCGCAAAGAAGCGAACGTGGTTAA
- a CDS encoding VOC family protein, producing the protein MLAYITIGTNNFQRSVNFYDAVFNVLGYSRLPAWTESWAMWGDENNPGEGFSFCLCPPFDQLPATAGNGTMFAFSADNADLVRRFHAAGLLAGGTDEGEPGTRSAYGPDFYVAYLRDPDGHKLACVYQNYSPEADKFVEKE; encoded by the coding sequence ATGCTGGCTTATATCACAATAGGTACAAACAACTTTCAGCGCTCCGTGAATTTTTATGACGCAGTTTTTAACGTTCTGGGCTATTCACGTCTGCCGGCATGGACTGAAAGCTGGGCAATGTGGGGAGATGAAAATAATCCCGGCGAGGGCTTCAGCTTCTGTCTTTGTCCTCCTTTTGACCAGCTGCCCGCGACGGCGGGAAACGGGACAATGTTTGCATTCAGTGCAGATAACGCGGATCTTGTCAGACGGTTCCATGCAGCTGGCCTCCTTGCGGGAGGAACGGATGAAGGCGAGCCTGGTACGCGAAGCGCGTACGGCCCCGACTTTTATGTTGCCTATCTGCGCGATCCTGACGGGCATAAGCTCGCATGCGTTTATCAGAATTACTCTCCTGAAGCCGATAAGTTTGTAGAAAAGGAATAG
- a CDS encoding HlyD family secretion protein — protein MKSLLSLLARYALTLSAAAAASLLAFMMWKHYAQTPWTRDGRVRADVVQIAPDVSGPVISVAVRDNQWVNRGDVLYTIDPRWLKLAVVSAQADVESKRHEMLMRQDAAHRRTLIKNAISSEDLQQTGSAANVAAANYHGALAALDLAELNLAHATVRAPVSGYVTHLRLRPGDYATAGETKVAIVDAHSFWVVGYFEETKLRHIRVGDAAQVVLMGYEPVITGHVESIGHGIGDSNDEAGGLGLPDVEPTFSWVRLAQRVPVRIHIDRLPEGVELVAGLSASVAVGR, from the coding sequence ATGAAATCACTGCTCTCTTTACTGGCTCGCTATGCGCTGACCTTAAGCGCGGCCGCGGCGGCCTCGCTTCTGGCCTTTATGATGTGGAAACACTACGCGCAAACGCCGTGGACCCGCGACGGCCGCGTGCGGGCGGACGTGGTGCAGATTGCGCCGGACGTCTCCGGGCCGGTCATCAGCGTGGCCGTGCGGGACAATCAGTGGGTGAACCGGGGCGATGTGCTTTACACCATCGATCCGCGCTGGCTTAAGCTGGCGGTGGTCAGCGCGCAGGCGGACGTCGAGTCGAAACGCCATGAGATGCTGATGCGCCAGGACGCGGCCCACCGACGCACGCTGATTAAAAACGCCATCTCGAGCGAGGATTTACAGCAAACCGGCAGCGCGGCGAACGTCGCGGCGGCCAATTATCACGGCGCGCTGGCCGCGCTGGATCTGGCAGAGCTGAATCTGGCGCACGCCACCGTGCGCGCGCCGGTTTCGGGGTACGTCACGCACCTGCGGCTTCGCCCCGGAGACTACGCGACGGCGGGGGAGACGAAGGTCGCCATCGTCGATGCCCACAGCTTCTGGGTGGTGGGGTACTTTGAGGAGACCAAGCTACGCCATATTCGCGTCGGGGATGCCGCGCAGGTGGTGCTGATGGGTTACGAGCCGGTCATCACGGGCCATGTGGAGAGCATCGGGCATGGGATCGGGGACAGCAACGATGAGGCGGGCGGGCTGGGCCTGCCCGACGTCGAGCCCACCTTTAGCTGGGTGCGCCTGGCGCAGCGCGTGCCGGTGCGCATTCATATCGACAGGTTGCCGGAGGGGGTTGAGCTGGTGGCGGGGCTGTCGGCGAGCGTGGCGGTGGGGCGGTAG
- a CDS encoding DUF1656 domain-containing protein: protein MVNDLNIGGVFIPGLLMVALAALVCTLGLVALFSLSRLYRRLPFRPLMDVSTWIVTFFLLMQGLTALGLLS, encoded by the coding sequence ATGGTTAACGATCTCAATATCGGCGGCGTTTTTATTCCGGGGCTGCTGATGGTCGCCCTCGCGGCGCTGGTCTGCACGCTGGGCCTCGTCGCGCTTTTCTCGCTCAGCAGGCTCTACCGGCGCTTGCCGTTTCGCCCGCTGATGGATGTTTCAACCTGGATCGTCACCTTTTTCCTGCTGATGCAGGGTCTGACCGCGTTGGGGTTATTGTCATGA